One Actinomycetes bacterium genomic window, GCCCTGTCATCCACCGCCCTGTCATCCACCGCCCTGTCATCGCTTGGTCCCTCGTCAGCAGTGCTATTGCCGCCCGAGTTGGCCTTGTTCATGCGGTCCTGTGCGACCGCCGCTGCGTGCCAGGGCAGGATCTCGCGGACGCACGCCTGTTCGTAGGCGACCGAGCTGGCGAGCGGATCCGGCTCCGCCAGAGCGTCACAGAGCAACGCCGCCTGCACCATGGCGAGGCTGCAACCGCGCCCGTACAGCGGGTTGGTGGCCGTGTGGGCATCGCCGACGGCGTGCACACCCGTGATCAAGGGGTGGCCGTCGACCAGGAAACCGCGCCGGCGGTTGATGAGGCCGCCCATCACCTCGACCCCGGTGATCGGCTCCGCCCTGCCATCGACATGTGCGGCGGTGGGCGGTAGGCACGACGCTGCGGCCGAGAAGGCATCCGGGTCCATCAGGAGCCGGCGCAGCTCCTTGTCGCCCGTGTTGGTGGCCAGGGTGATCGAGAACGTGCGGTCATCGCCCGGAAACACCCCGAACTTCAGGTAGCCGAGGTCGCCACCGATCGGGCCGAGCTGCGGCGGATAGTCGTGCGCGTCGAGGAGTCGGTAGAACCGGGAGAGGTACACGATCCCCGTGTCCTCGGTCTTCTCCTCCAGCTCCACCCCGCACGCGCCGTACAGCGCGGGCACGTCCATGCGACGTCCGCCGGCCAGTACCACTGTGTCGGCGTGCAGGTTCTCGCCGTCGGACAGGCGCACGCCGGTCACCCTGGGCCGGTCGTCCCGGGAGGCGACCAACAGTGAGTCGACGGACGCGCCGTGGTGCAGGGTCGCGGCACCCGTGTCCAGCACCGCATGGCGCAGCACCCACTCGAACGTCGTGCGCCGGCACGCCAGGGCCACGAGGTCCTCGTCGCCCAACATGGGCGTGCGGTCCATTCCGTCGGGGAGCATCGCGATGAAGTCCATTTCCGTGGCGCCGGCATCGAGCAATGCCGCAAGCACGTCGGGGTGGTCATCGCGCAGCTGGTTGTGCAGGCGGGCCAGGAATGCATGGGAGTGCCGCACCTGCGGCGCGCCGCGGCGGTCCCACGAGAAGGCCTCGGCCGGGGTGGGTGGCAGGGGCGTGTCGTCGCGCTCCACGATCACCACCTCGTGCCCGGCCCGCCCGGCGTACAACGCCGTGCCGAGGCCGGCGACGCCCGCCCCGGCTATCACGATTCTCCCCATGCAGCCCTCCTGTGGGCGTCAGTGCGGCACGTTAGCGGGGGGTCGCAGTCCGGCCATCAGTAACAGTTGTCACAGGAGCGGTGTGGAACCGTTAGATTCCCATGGA contains:
- a CDS encoding FAD-dependent oxidoreductase, whose translation is MGRIVIAGAGVAGLGTALYAGRAGHEVVIVERDDTPLPPTPAEAFSWDRRGAPQVRHSHAFLARLHNQLRDDHPDVLAALLDAGATEMDFIAMLPDGMDRTPMLGDEDLVALACRRTTFEWVLRHAVLDTGAATLHHGASVDSLLVASRDDRPRVTGVRLSDGENLHADTVVLAGGRRMDVPALYGACGVELEEKTEDTGIVYLSRFYRLLDAHDYPPQLGPIGGDLGYLKFGVFPGDDRTFSITLATNTGDKELRRLLMDPDAFSAAASCLPPTAAHVDGRAEPITGVEVMGGLINRRRGFLVDGHPLITGVHAVGDAHTATNPLYGRGCSLAMVQAALLCDALAEPDPLASSVAYEQACVREILPWHAAAVAQDRMNKANSGGNSTADEGPSDDRAVDDRAVDDRA